From the Lathyrus oleraceus cultivar Zhongwan6 chromosome 4, CAAS_Psat_ZW6_1.0, whole genome shotgun sequence genome, one window contains:
- the LOC127136653 gene encoding uncharacterized protein LOC127136653 yields the protein MGIKLLTSTTYYAQANGQVEAANKVIINLIKKHIGKKPRNWHKMLDQALWACRTSPKEATGTTPFRLVYGHDVVLPVEIQVQAVRTQRQYEIPSEDYWSMMTDELVDLDEERMLGLDSLRRQKEKVGRAYNKKVKGKMFAVDDLVWRAILPMDRNDRVLGKWSPNWKGPFKVLQAFSNNAYEVEELAPDRRILRVNGKYLKKYRPLLQEVKILTD from the coding sequence atgggaatcaaGTTACTGACTTCTACCACCTATTACGCACAGGCGAATGGCCAAGTTGAGGCTGCAAATAAGGTGATCATCAACCTAATAAAGAAACATATAGgcaagaagccaagaaattggcataagatGTTAGAccaagctttgtgggcatgtcgaacgtcaCCAAAAGAAGCAACTGGTACAACTCCATTTCGACTGGTATATGGGCATGACGTAGTGTTGCCAGTAGAGATTCAGGTTCAGGCAGTCAGAACCCAAAGGCAatatgaaataccttctgaagattattGGAGCATGATGACAGACGAACTGGTCGACTTAGATGAGGAGAGAATGTTAGGCTTGGATTCCTTACGAAGGCAGAAAGAAAAAGTCGGCAGAGCCTACAACAAAAAGGTGAAAGGAAAAATGTTTGCTGTCGACGATCTAGTCTGGAGAGCGATCTTGCCTATGGAtagaaatgatagagttttgggtAAATGGTCCCCTAATTGGAAAGGACCATTTAAGGTTTTGCAGGCTTTTTCTAATAACGCCTACGAGGTCGAGGAGTTGGCACCAGATAGGCGAATCCTAAGGGTGAATGGAAAGTACTTGAAAAaatataggcctctccttcaagaggtcaagatttTGACAGACTAA